In Amycolatopsis jiangsuensis, the following proteins share a genomic window:
- a CDS encoding DUF3027 domain-containing protein produces MTLLLTLDDGSLHRKLADADDVARAAVLADAPPDQVGDHVGVEREDAVSLSHLFEASVPGYRGWRWSVTVAVAGPDEPVTVSELSLRPGPEALVAPTWVPWDQRVRAGDLGVGDLFPTDKDDPRIVPAYLQSDDPAVEEAALEAGLGRVHVLSRHGRLDAAARWHGGEFGPRSDMARSAPATCGTCGFFVPLAGSLRAGFGACANDIAPADGHVVDVQYGCGAHSEVQVEVTSSVPVAELVYDDSLIEFSPDTAPAPENGRASEAGAEEPKPGGTAEEPTEQASETTAEPGSGTSAEKPAEAEAAAQPEAGEVPAAGEAGAGASASSAEAEPKVGEAPGIGVSAPLEVEAEPGAPVSSEAGVVADTGVSAQPETVDAPEAETKASAGVDGEAGDTASAEVRREDPAGEAPAGENPAGENPAGENPAGENPAGEGAAGGDALR; encoded by the coding sequence ATGACGCTGCTGTTGACCCTGGACGACGGCTCTCTCCACCGGAAGCTCGCCGACGCCGACGACGTCGCGCGGGCCGCCGTGCTGGCGGACGCTCCGCCCGACCAGGTCGGCGACCACGTCGGGGTGGAGCGGGAGGACGCCGTTTCGCTGAGTCACCTGTTCGAGGCCTCGGTGCCCGGGTATCGAGGCTGGCGCTGGTCGGTCACCGTCGCGGTGGCCGGACCGGACGAGCCGGTCACGGTGAGTGAGCTGTCGCTTCGTCCCGGTCCGGAGGCGCTGGTGGCGCCCACGTGGGTGCCGTGGGACCAGCGGGTGCGCGCGGGCGACCTGGGGGTGGGCGACCTCTTCCCCACGGACAAGGACGACCCGCGGATCGTGCCCGCGTACCTCCAGTCGGACGATCCGGCGGTCGAGGAGGCGGCGCTGGAGGCCGGTCTCGGCCGGGTGCACGTGCTCTCGCGCCACGGCCGGCTGGACGCGGCGGCCCGCTGGCACGGCGGCGAGTTCGGCCCGCGCTCGGACATGGCCCGCAGCGCCCCGGCGACCTGCGGTACCTGCGGGTTCTTCGTTCCGCTCGCGGGTTCGCTGCGCGCCGGGTTCGGTGCCTGCGCGAACGACATCGCCCCGGCCGACGGCCACGTCGTGGACGTCCAGTACGGCTGCGGCGCGCATTCGGAGGTGCAGGTCGAGGTCACCTCCTCGGTCCCGGTGGCCGAGCTCGTGTACGACGACTCGCTGATCGAGTTCAGCCCGGACACGGCGCCGGCCCCCGAGAACGGCAGGGCGTCGGAAGCCGGCGCCGAGGAGCCGAAGCCCGGCGGCACGGCGGAAGAACCGACGGAGCAGGCGAGCGAGACGACCGCGGAACCGGGCTCGGGAACGAGCGCCGAAAAGCCCGCGGAAGCGGAGGCGGCTGCCCAGCCGGAGGCTGGTGAGGTGCCAGCGGCTGGCGAGGCGGGGGCCGGTGCGTCTGCCTCGTCTGCGGAGGCCGAGCCGAAGGTTGGCGAGGCGCCGGGTATCGGTGTGTCTGCGCCGTTGGAGGTCGAGGCGGAGCCCGGTGCGCCTGTCTCGTCGGAGGCCGGCGTGGTGGCCGACACCGGTGTGTCTGCTCAGCCGGAGACTGTCGACGCGCCGGAAGCCGAGACGAAGGCGTCCGCGGGTGTCGATGGCGAAGCCGGTGACACAGCCAGTGCCGAAGTTCGCCGTGAAGACCCTGCGGGCGAAGCACCTGCGGGCGAAAACCCCGCGGGCGAAAACCCCGCGGGCGAAAACCCCGCGGGCGAAAACCCCGCGGGTGAAGGTGCTGCCGGGGGCGACGCCCTCCGGTGA
- a CDS encoding DUF2530 domain-containing protein translates to MRHTPELPKRLTDLTPVVIVGTTLWLVALVVLFFFTHGVWVQTALAGVVLGLIGFGIIFWQRAAARRGSRSAQRL, encoded by the coding sequence TTGCGGCACACGCCGGAGCTGCCCAAGCGGCTGACCGACCTGACGCCGGTGGTGATCGTAGGTACCACGCTCTGGCTCGTCGCGCTGGTGGTGCTGTTCTTCTTCACCCACGGGGTCTGGGTGCAGACCGCGCTCGCCGGGGTCGTGCTCGGCCTGATCGGCTTCGGCATCATCTTCTGGCAGCGCGCGGCCGCCCGCCGCGGTTCGAGGTCCGCCCAGCGCCTCTAG
- a CDS encoding sacsin N-terminal ATP-binding-like domain-containing protein, which translates to MSEVGLGAGAPDPFGTGRLRSAVLAAWRDSPTRFTEDANSERDLRVGAYRDRLFVELAQNAADAAQAAGVPGRIRASVVDGELRFANTGAPLDARGVESLASLRASGKERLAAVGRFGIGFAAVLTVTDEPRVVSTTGAVGFSARRTREESGRPGEVPVLRLPFPVAGEPPAGYDTEVRLPLREPGRPLLDELAAEVGDLLLALPWLGEADVDGRVWTRTGDAVVEIRGPRGVDRWLMHGSWAVPVDEEGAPRPLEEDVLHAPTPTDEGLSLPARLIAAVPLEPSRRRVQPGDELTNALHTAAAEYAGLLRALPPEYRFALVPKAGFPKSTVDSQLRDLLFGVLTSEPWLSTVDGDLVSGRKARVLDVDLPGLAGLLADVVPGLVVTPPSAAPLLKPVSVQQWGIDDVLELLTGLDREPDWWRRLYAMLAEAVEGHALAPAQLEGLPVPMSDGRTLPGARGALLLEGSGELLELLSDVDVPGLRLVHPAAAHPLLERLGAKDADARQLLESEQLQYAVERSVQDVRSGSDGMVLAGAVLRLVADCGDQAPGWASALALPTVDGWRRAAELVLPTSPLLEIFDPEVFEPDGALAVLDEEFAEDWPAATLVATGVLDSFAVVRDEEPHEPDHDLPDEDLWWEAYEPATVVAVRDLDLVADDAWPAALRLLAARPETWQALHTPDGHAAWWLGQYALLAGEPPGAWRMPSATGLAGLYDVVPDLGLSTDLLQVAGVRTALDLTTAEDVSDLLDRLGDPARTPAPGLVARAHAALVSAPVEVADLDAPARVRTADGTVTGDAVVLDAPWFAAVLAPGRMVVAPEDPQRLAELLDLPTASGLPAEVTSAGEYAAWADLPALVLVADQLGLALPSGGVLLHDSLSVTVDGRAHDAAWWSEDRLHAADTSEGLARAFAWASDQWAERYRITALLEDPAPRTLLN; encoded by the coding sequence GTGAGTGAGGTCGGGCTGGGCGCCGGGGCGCCGGATCCGTTCGGGACGGGGCGGTTGCGTTCTGCGGTGCTGGCGGCTTGGCGGGATTCGCCGACGCGGTTCACCGAGGACGCCAACTCCGAGCGGGACCTGCGGGTCGGCGCCTATCGGGACCGGCTGTTCGTCGAGCTCGCGCAGAACGCGGCCGACGCGGCGCAGGCGGCGGGGGTGCCCGGGCGAATCCGGGCGTCCGTTGTGGACGGTGAGCTGCGGTTCGCGAACACCGGTGCGCCGCTGGACGCGCGCGGGGTCGAATCGCTGGCTTCGTTGCGGGCGTCCGGCAAGGAGCGGCTTGCCGCGGTCGGACGGTTCGGAATCGGGTTCGCCGCCGTGCTCACCGTCACCGACGAACCGCGCGTGGTGTCCACGACCGGGGCGGTCGGCTTTTCGGCCCGGCGCACCCGGGAGGAATCCGGCCGTCCGGGCGAGGTTCCGGTGCTGCGGCTGCCGTTCCCGGTTGCCGGGGAACCACCTGCCGGATACGACACCGAAGTCCGGCTGCCGCTGCGGGAGCCGGGACGGCCACTGCTCGACGAGCTCGCCGCCGAGGTCGGGGACCTGCTGCTCGCCCTGCCCTGGCTCGGCGAGGCCGATGTGGACGGTCGCGTGTGGACCAGAACGGGCGACGCGGTCGTGGAGATCCGTGGCCCGCGTGGCGTTGACCGCTGGCTGATGCACGGTTCGTGGGCGGTCCCGGTGGACGAGGAAGGAGCGCCCCGTCCACTCGAGGAGGACGTGCTGCACGCGCCGACTCCCACCGACGAAGGACTGTCCCTCCCGGCCCGGTTGATCGCGGCAGTGCCGCTGGAGCCGTCGCGGCGACGAGTCCAGCCCGGTGACGAGCTCACGAACGCGTTGCACACCGCGGCCGCGGAGTACGCCGGTTTGCTGCGGGCGCTGCCACCTGAATACCGATTCGCGCTCGTGCCGAAGGCCGGATTCCCCAAATCCACTGTGGATTCCCAGCTCCGCGATCTACTCTTCGGCGTACTGACCTCGGAGCCGTGGTTATCCACTGTGGACGGTGATCTGGTGTCCGGCCGGAAGGCGCGGGTGCTCGACGTCGATCTGCCGGGGTTGGCCGGGTTGCTCGCCGACGTGGTGCCGGGGCTGGTGGTCACTCCACCGTCGGCAGCGCCGCTGTTGAAGCCGGTTTCCGTGCAACAGTGGGGAATCGACGACGTCCTGGAACTGCTGACCGGGCTGGACCGGGAGCCGGACTGGTGGCGTCGGCTCTACGCGATGCTGGCCGAAGCCGTCGAGGGTCACGCGCTCGCTCCGGCGCAGCTCGAAGGGCTGCCGGTGCCGATGTCCGACGGTCGTACCCTGCCCGGCGCCCGGGGCGCGCTGCTTCTCGAAGGCAGCGGGGAACTGCTCGAGCTTCTGTCCGATGTGGATGTTCCGGGGCTGCGGCTTGTTCATCCCGCGGCAGCGCATCCGTTACTGGAACGCTTGGGCGCCAAGGACGCTGACGCGCGGCAGCTGCTGGAATCAGAGCAGCTGCAGTACGCCGTGGAACGCAGTGTGCAGGACGTTCGGTCTGGTTCGGACGGAATGGTGCTCGCCGGTGCGGTCCTCCGGCTTGTCGCCGACTGTGGTGACCAGGCGCCCGGCTGGGCGAGTGCGCTCGCGCTGCCCACAGTGGACGGATGGCGCCGGGCCGCCGAACTCGTGCTGCCCACTTCGCCGCTGCTGGAGATTTTCGACCCCGAGGTCTTCGAACCCGATGGTGCGCTCGCGGTGCTCGACGAGGAATTCGCCGAGGACTGGCCGGCCGCGACGCTCGTGGCCACGGGAGTGCTCGATTCGTTCGCCGTGGTCCGCGACGAGGAACCACACGAGCCCGACCACGACCTGCCGGACGAGGACCTGTGGTGGGAGGCATACGAGCCGGCGACCGTCGTCGCGGTACGGGATCTCGACCTCGTCGCGGACGACGCCTGGCCCGCCGCTTTGCGGCTGCTGGCCGCACGTCCGGAGACCTGGCAGGCGCTGCACACGCCGGACGGGCACGCCGCCTGGTGGCTCGGCCAGTACGCTCTGCTGGCCGGGGAACCGCCGGGCGCATGGCGGATGCCGTCGGCCACCGGGCTCGCCGGCTTGTACGACGTGGTCCCGGATCTCGGTCTCAGCACCGATCTGCTGCAGGTCGCCGGCGTGCGGACCGCACTGGACCTCACCACTGCCGAGGACGTCAGCGACCTGCTCGACCGGCTCGGCGATCCGGCGCGTACTCCGGCGCCCGGTCTGGTCGCCCGCGCGCACGCCGCCCTGGTGTCCGCGCCGGTCGAAGTGGCCGACCTCGACGCGCCGGCCCGCGTCCGGACGGCGGACGGCACGGTGACCGGGGACGCCGTGGTGCTCGACGCTCCGTGGTTCGCCGCGGTACTGGCGCCCGGCCGGATGGTGGTCGCGCCGGAAGATCCGCAACGGCTTGCCGAACTGCTCGACCTGCCCACGGCGAGTGGCCTGCCCGCCGAGGTGACCAGCGCCGGCGAATACGCGGCCTGGGCGGATCTGCCCGCCCTCGTGCTCGTCGCAGACCAGCTCGGGCTGGCTCTGCCGTCCGGCGGGGTGCTGCTGCACGACTCGCTGAGCGTGACCGTCGACGGCCGGGCGCACGACGCTGCGTGGTGGTCGGAGGACCGGCTGCACGCCGCCGACACCTCAGAGGGCCTGGCGAGGGCGTTCGCCTGGGCGAGCGACCAGTGGGCCGAGCGCTACCGGATCACCGCGCTGCTGGAGGACCCGGCACCTCGCACGCTGCTGAACTGA
- a CDS encoding MFS transporter, with the protein MPPDPPRARPGSSAAEPHVGAGNRAPHDPRGRTEHLRPETRSPFYDDRPPRATADEAPTGEVPVGRRPPPSRGARPYPPRDHRTEPVRPRPDDDRPGSGEYEHYDTGGYAGEPRVGQDAEEASRTTAVPGAGSVPKLPKKLTVTRVAALRGRQLSGQAIGVFQRATKADGADKSGLTSLMYAVMLNYASDAAMAIALANTLFFAATSGESKGKVALYLLITIAPFALVAPVIGPALDRIQRGRRLAMCVASVGQGLMAVVMALHFDDWLLYPAALGMMVLSKSFTVLKAAVTPRVVPPEITLSKTNARVTVFGLMAGGVFGALASGVNSFSGSAGALWFTAAICVAAAVQSMRIPSWVEVTEGEVPTSLSAHPEPKQRKQRQPMGRHIVVALWGNGSVRVLTGFLMMFAAFAVKAQTEGSGHSPFMQLLLLGVIGAAAGAGGFIGNALGSRLQFGSPDQVVVGCVAAATLSTLVATLLPGLATAAVVGLVGSTASALAKVSLDAVIQGDLPEQSRASAFGRSETVLQLAWCFGGAVGLLLPPTYWIGFLVVTLLLAVGLTQTYLVRRGGSLLPGLGGNRPLRPEPTGSFPVQGRR; encoded by the coding sequence ATCCCCCCGGATCCGCCGCGGGCCCGGCCCGGAAGCTCCGCCGCGGAGCCGCACGTCGGTGCCGGTAACCGCGCTCCGCATGATCCGCGGGGCCGGACCGAGCACCTGCGTCCGGAGACGCGCAGTCCGTTCTACGACGATCGCCCGCCTCGGGCCACCGCCGACGAGGCGCCCACCGGCGAAGTTCCGGTGGGTCGCCGGCCACCGCCCTCGCGCGGGGCGCGGCCGTATCCTCCTCGCGACCACCGCACCGAGCCGGTCCGCCCGCGGCCGGACGACGATCGGCCCGGCAGCGGCGAGTACGAGCACTACGACACCGGTGGTTACGCCGGTGAGCCGCGGGTCGGGCAGGATGCGGAGGAAGCGTCGCGCACCACGGCGGTCCCGGGCGCCGGATCGGTGCCGAAGCTGCCGAAGAAGCTCACCGTCACGCGGGTGGCCGCGTTGCGCGGCCGTCAGCTGAGCGGGCAGGCCATCGGCGTGTTCCAGCGGGCCACCAAGGCCGACGGCGCGGACAAATCCGGGCTCACCTCCCTGATGTACGCGGTGATGCTGAACTACGCCAGCGACGCGGCCATGGCGATCGCGCTGGCGAACACCCTGTTCTTCGCCGCCACCAGCGGCGAAAGCAAGGGCAAGGTGGCGCTGTACCTGCTGATCACGATTGCTCCGTTCGCGCTCGTCGCGCCGGTGATCGGCCCCGCGCTGGACCGCATCCAGCGCGGGCGGCGGCTCGCCATGTGCGTTGCCTCGGTCGGCCAGGGCCTGATGGCCGTGGTGATGGCCCTGCACTTCGACGACTGGCTGCTCTACCCCGCCGCGCTCGGCATGATGGTGCTGTCGAAGTCGTTCACTGTGCTGAAAGCGGCTGTCACGCCACGCGTCGTTCCGCCGGAGATCACGCTGTCCAAGACCAATGCGCGGGTGACCGTCTTCGGTCTGATGGCCGGCGGCGTGTTCGGTGCGCTGGCCAGTGGGGTCAACAGTTTCTCCGGTTCGGCGGGGGCGCTCTGGTTCACCGCCGCGATCTGCGTGGCCGCCGCGGTGCAGTCGATGCGGATCCCGTCCTGGGTCGAGGTGACCGAGGGCGAGGTGCCCACGTCGCTGTCCGCGCATCCGGAGCCGAAGCAGCGCAAGCAGCGCCAGCCGATGGGTCGCCACATCGTGGTCGCCTTGTGGGGCAACGGTTCGGTGCGCGTGCTCACCGGTTTCCTGATGATGTTCGCGGCCTTCGCGGTCAAGGCGCAGACCGAAGGCAGCGGGCACAGCCCGTTCATGCAGCTGCTCCTGCTCGGGGTGATCGGTGCCGCGGCCGGGGCCGGCGGGTTCATCGGCAACGCGCTGGGCTCCCGGCTGCAGTTCGGCTCACCGGATCAGGTCGTGGTGGGCTGCGTGGCGGCCGCCACGCTCAGCACGCTCGTCGCGACGCTGCTGCCGGGGCTCGCCACGGCGGCGGTCGTCGGCCTCGTCGGCTCGACGGCCAGCGCGCTCGCGAAGGTCAGCCTCGACGCGGTGATCCAGGGGGACCTGCCGGAGCAGTCCCGGGCGTCGGCGTTCGGCCGTTCGGAAACGGTGCTGCAGCTGGCCTGGTGCTTCGGCGGGGCGGTCGGGCTGCTGCTGCCGCCCACGTACTGGATCGGCTTCCTGGTGGTCACGCTGCTGCTGGCGGTCGGGCTCACGCAGACCTACCTGGTGCGCCGCGGTGGTTCGCTGCTGCCCGGACTCGGCGGCAACCGCCCGCTGCGGCCCGAGCCCACCGGCAGCTTCCCCGTGCAGGGCCGCCGGTAA
- a CDS encoding glutaminyl-peptide cyclotransferase: MRTRNVLPLLAIAVLGGCAGTQATPAPAEQLAVQVLATLPHDTSAFTEGLEFSGSTLYESRGLTGQSALTAGPAGERPANEVALPPPLFAEGVTVLGPKLWQLTWQDGVAIERDSSTLAELRRVPYEGEGWGLCHQPSGRLVMSNGSSELTFRDPQTFAATGSVDVGEDQLNELECVGDTVYANVWKTGTILRIDARTGRITGRIDASGLRTPVRPGEDVLNGIAAVPGTDEFLLTGKLWPSTFRVKFVGENRRTGT, encoded by the coding sequence GTGCGAACCAGGAACGTCCTGCCCCTGCTGGCCATCGCTGTGCTCGGCGGCTGTGCCGGTACCCAAGCCACGCCCGCCCCGGCCGAACAGCTCGCCGTGCAGGTGCTCGCGACGCTGCCGCACGACACCTCGGCGTTCACCGAGGGCCTCGAATTCTCCGGCAGCACGCTGTACGAAAGCCGCGGGCTCACCGGTCAGTCCGCGCTGACGGCGGGGCCGGCCGGCGAGCGACCTGCCAACGAGGTGGCCCTGCCGCCACCGCTGTTCGCCGAGGGCGTCACCGTGCTCGGGCCGAAGCTGTGGCAGCTCACCTGGCAGGACGGCGTCGCCATCGAACGCGATTCGAGCACGCTCGCCGAGCTGCGCCGCGTGCCGTACGAGGGCGAGGGCTGGGGCCTGTGCCACCAGCCCAGCGGACGGCTGGTGATGAGCAACGGGTCATCGGAGCTGACTTTCCGTGACCCGCAAACGTTTGCTGCCACCGGTTCCGTCGACGTCGGCGAGGATCAGCTCAACGAGCTGGAATGCGTTGGTGACACGGTGTACGCGAACGTCTGGAAAACCGGCACCATCCTCCGCATCGACGCCAGGACCGGGCGGATCACCGGCCGGATCGACGCGAGCGGCCTGCGTACACCGGTCCGTCCCGGCGAGGACGTGCTGAACGGCATCGCCGCGGTACCCGGTACGGACGAGTTCCTGCTCACCGGGAAACTGTGGCCGTCGACGTTCCGCGTGAAGTTCGTCGGGGAAAATCGGCGAACCGGCACGTGA
- a CDS encoding MFS transporter, whose product MFSSLRVRNYRLFFTGQVISNIGTWMQRIAQDWLVFTLSGNNPVALGVAVACQFTPTLLLSLWAGVLADRVDKRRLLMIIQAANCVQAVLLGVLDLAGVAQLWHVYLLCVLLGVTSAMEVPTRQSFVAEMVGRDQVANAVALNSSIFNMARIVGPAIAGFAITWVGTGWLFIANAVSTIAVITGVALMNPAKLFRGPAVPRAKGQLVEGLRYVRRRPDLITVMVLVFFVSTFGITYFTSLPIVAANVFHTEADGYGLLSTLVAAGTFTGALASARRGIRGRPRVRLLVISGAALGLFEFITAFLPTYLAFGIGLIPLGFATITFLNTANTLVQTSVSPEMRGRVMGLYVLVLIGGNPIGGPMTGWMADTFGGRSPFYIGGALSLIAAVVCALVLIRRGGVALPVRRFRTGPRILQR is encoded by the coding sequence ATGTTCTCCTCGCTGCGGGTGCGCAACTACCGGCTGTTCTTCACCGGCCAGGTCATCTCGAACATCGGTACCTGGATGCAGCGCATCGCCCAGGACTGGCTGGTGTTCACCCTCTCCGGCAACAACCCGGTGGCGCTCGGCGTCGCGGTCGCGTGTCAGTTCACGCCGACGCTGCTGCTGTCGCTGTGGGCCGGTGTGCTGGCCGACCGGGTCGACAAGCGCCGGCTGCTGATGATCATCCAGGCGGCCAACTGCGTGCAGGCCGTCCTGCTCGGCGTGCTCGACCTGGCCGGCGTGGCCCAGCTGTGGCACGTGTACCTGCTGTGCGTGCTGCTCGGCGTCACCTCCGCGATGGAGGTGCCCACGCGGCAGTCGTTCGTGGCCGAGATGGTCGGCCGCGACCAGGTGGCCAACGCGGTGGCGCTGAACTCGTCGATCTTCAACATGGCGCGCATCGTCGGGCCGGCGATCGCCGGGTTCGCCATCACTTGGGTGGGCACCGGCTGGCTGTTCATCGCCAACGCGGTCAGCACGATCGCGGTGATCACCGGCGTCGCGCTGATGAATCCGGCGAAGCTGTTCCGTGGCCCTGCCGTTCCGCGGGCGAAGGGACAGCTGGTGGAGGGCCTGCGCTACGTGCGACGGCGGCCCGACCTGATCACGGTGATGGTGCTGGTGTTCTTCGTCAGCACGTTCGGCATCACCTACTTCACGTCGCTGCCGATCGTGGCCGCCAACGTCTTCCACACCGAGGCCGACGGCTACGGCCTGCTGTCCACGCTCGTCGCGGCCGGAACGTTCACCGGGGCACTGGCGTCCGCGCGGCGGGGTATCCGGGGACGTCCGCGGGTGCGGCTGCTGGTGATCTCCGGTGCGGCACTCGGCCTGTTCGAGTTCATCACCGCGTTCCTGCCGACCTACCTCGCCTTCGGCATCGGCCTGATCCCGCTCGGCTTCGCGACGATCACCTTCCTGAACACCGCGAACACGCTGGTGCAGACGTCCGTGTCCCCGGAGATGCGCGGCCGCGTGATGGGTCTCTACGTGCTGGTGCTGATCGGCGGCAACCCGATCGGCGGCCCGATGACCGGCTGGATGGCCGACACCTTCGGCGGGCGCTCGCCGTTCTACATCGGCGGCGCGCTCTCGCTGATCGCGGCCGTGGTGTGCGCGCTGGTGCTGATCCGCCGCGGCGGCGTGGCACTGCCGGTCCGCCGCTTCCGCACCGGCCCGCGAATCCTCCAGCGCTGA
- a CDS encoding MarR family winged helix-turn-helix transcriptional regulator — MSGDPHERSLASRLRLAVVRLNRRLRAQRVGDDVSLTQIAALSTLHKCGPLTPGRLAAKEGVQPPSMTRVIAALEEKGFVERRPHPTDGRQAIVELSDDGLAYVRKAISVREAWLDRQLAELGEEEREVLSRAAEIIDRMAGN; from the coding sequence ATGTCCGGCGATCCGCACGAGCGCTCCCTGGCGAGCCGCCTGCGTCTCGCAGTGGTCCGGCTCAACCGCCGGCTCCGGGCACAGCGGGTGGGCGACGACGTCTCGCTGACGCAGATCGCCGCGCTGTCCACCCTGCACAAGTGCGGTCCGCTGACCCCAGGTCGGCTGGCCGCGAAGGAAGGCGTCCAGCCGCCCTCGATGACGAGGGTGATCGCCGCGCTCGAGGAGAAGGGTTTCGTCGAGCGCCGCCCGCATCCGACCGACGGCCGGCAGGCCATCGTCGAACTCTCCGACGACGGGCTGGCGTACGTGCGCAAGGCCATCTCGGTACGGGAGGCGTGGCTGGACCGGCAACTGGCCGAACTCGGCGAGGAAGAGCGCGAGGTGCTCTCCCGGGCCGCGGAGATCATCGACAGGATGGCGGGGAACTAG
- a CDS encoding NCS2 family permease — translation MAEQRERRAGSTLDRFFRISERGSNTGREIRGGVVTFVTMAYIVVLNPLIIGSFAANTPSAHPDVLGNILPVPQVAAVTALVAGVLTILMGLVANYPFGIAAGLGINSLLAVTIAPQMSWPEAMGLVVIEGVIIVLLVLTGFRTAVFRAVPPQLKSAIAVGIGLFICFIGLVDAGFVRRLPDAANTTVPVGLGIDGSIASWPTAVFVVGLLLTAILVAKRVKGAILIGVLGSTVLAIVVEAIVKAGPSNGSDPKGWNLGYPALPDNVVGLPDLSLVGDVSFGAWTRLPIITVVLLVFTLVLADFFDAMGTMTGLGKEAGLVGKDGQLPNVGRALFVEGLAGAAGGFGSASSNTVFVESASGIAEGARTGLANVVTGVLFLAAMFLTPLYQVIPVEAAAPALVVVGALMMAQVRDIDFTDFSVALPAFLTIVVMPFTYSIANGIGAGFVSYVVIRAVTGRARQVHPLLWVIAVAFVAYFAVGPIQAALS, via the coding sequence ATGGCGGAACAGCGCGAGCGGCGGGCCGGGTCCACTCTGGACCGCTTCTTCAGGATCAGCGAACGCGGGTCGAACACCGGGCGGGAGATCCGCGGCGGCGTGGTCACGTTCGTGACGATGGCCTACATCGTGGTGCTCAACCCGCTGATCATCGGCAGTTTCGCCGCGAACACCCCGTCCGCGCACCCGGACGTGCTCGGCAACATCCTGCCGGTACCGCAGGTCGCCGCGGTCACCGCGCTGGTCGCCGGGGTGCTCACCATCCTGATGGGCCTGGTCGCGAACTACCCGTTCGGCATCGCCGCCGGGCTGGGCATCAACAGCCTGCTCGCGGTCACCATCGCCCCGCAGATGAGCTGGCCGGAGGCGATGGGGCTGGTGGTCATCGAGGGCGTGATCATCGTGCTGCTCGTGCTCACCGGCTTCCGCACCGCGGTGTTCCGCGCGGTGCCCCCGCAGCTGAAATCGGCCATCGCGGTGGGTATCGGATTGTTCATCTGCTTCATCGGGCTGGTCGACGCCGGATTCGTGCGCCGGCTGCCGGACGCCGCGAACACCACCGTGCCGGTCGGTCTCGGGATCGACGGTTCGATCGCGTCCTGGCCGACCGCGGTGTTCGTCGTCGGCCTGCTGCTCACCGCGATCCTCGTCGCCAAGCGGGTCAAGGGCGCGATCCTGATCGGGGTGCTCGGCTCGACCGTGCTCGCGATCGTGGTGGAGGCGATCGTCAAGGCAGGCCCGTCGAACGGCTCCGATCCGAAGGGGTGGAACCTCGGCTACCCGGCGCTGCCGGACAACGTCGTCGGGCTGCCCGATCTGTCGCTCGTCGGCGACGTGTCCTTCGGGGCCTGGACGCGGCTGCCGATCATCACCGTGGTGCTGCTGGTGTTCACGCTCGTGCTCGCCGACTTCTTCGACGCCATGGGCACCATGACCGGTCTGGGCAAGGAGGCCGGGCTGGTCGGCAAGGACGGGCAGCTGCCGAACGTCGGTCGCGCACTGTTCGTGGAAGGGCTCGCCGGTGCGGCCGGCGGCTTCGGCTCGGCCAGCTCGAACACGGTGTTCGTGGAATCCGCGTCGGGGATCGCCGAGGGCGCGCGCACCGGGCTGGCGAACGTCGTGACCGGCGTGCTGTTCCTCGCGGCCATGTTCCTCACCCCGCTCTACCAGGTGATCCCGGTCGAGGCCGCGGCGCCGGCGCTGGTCGTGGTGGGCGCGCTGATGATGGCGCAGGTCCGCGACATCGACTTCACCGACTTCTCCGTGGCGCTGCCGGCCTTCCTGACGATCGTGGTCATGCCGTTCACCTACTCGATCGCGAACGGCATCGGCGCGGGCTTCGTGAGCTACGTGGTGATCCGCGCGGTGACCGGGCGGGCCCGGCAGGTGCACCCGTTGCTGTGGGTGATCGCGGTGGCCTTCGTCGCCTACTTCGCGGTCGGCCCGATCCAGGCCGCGCTGTCCTGA